One stretch of Coleofasciculaceae cyanobacterium DNA includes these proteins:
- a CDS encoding class I SAM-dependent methyltransferase has protein sequence MQSTPNLDQFIPEPLTRVAYQGFQESKKVFGFVHKLVSDRLTKTIIPEQASKSQPLDPEVFQILQVKLKALEEKDWQDAQQGIYPNSLLFDNPWSDFFRYYPEVWLDMFKIWGRLEKKDFQSFDAAIDRVGYPDYYLQNFHYQTDGYLSDMSANLYDLQVEILFNGAADAMRRRILAPLKQGLQTFSHVPVQQLKVLDVACGTGRTLRMLRATLPKVSLFGTDLSPAYLRKANQLLCEISGELPQLLQANAEQLPYLDNYFHGLSSVFLFHELPAAARQNVINEAFRVLQPGGVFVICDSMQAIDSPDFQTMMNNFPAIFHEPYYRHYTTDNLEERLTTAGFSNIKVENHFVSKYWTAYKPAA, from the coding sequence ATGCAGTCAACTCCAAATCTAGATCAATTCATTCCTGAACCTTTAACCAGAGTAGCCTATCAAGGGTTTCAAGAAAGTAAAAAAGTATTCGGTTTCGTACATAAATTAGTAAGCGATCGCCTTACTAAAACAATTATTCCCGAACAAGCCAGCAAAAGCCAGCCTCTCGATCCTGAAGTTTTTCAAATACTTCAGGTAAAACTAAAGGCATTAGAAGAAAAAGATTGGCAGGATGCTCAACAGGGAATATACCCCAATAGCTTGCTGTTTGACAATCCATGGTCTGATTTCTTCCGTTATTATCCCGAAGTTTGGTTAGATATGTTCAAAATTTGGGGACGCTTAGAAAAGAAAGATTTCCAAAGCTTTGATGCTGCAATCGATCGAGTCGGCTATCCTGACTATTATTTGCAAAACTTTCACTATCAAACAGATGGCTATCTCAGTGATATGTCAGCCAACCTCTACGATTTACAGGTAGAGATTTTGTTTAATGGTGCAGCAGATGCAATGCGTCGGCGAATCCTCGCCCCTCTTAAACAAGGACTACAGACTTTTTCCCATGTACCAGTTCAACAGCTCAAAGTCTTGGACGTGGCTTGTGGTACTGGTCGTACCTTACGTATGCTTCGTGCTACTTTACCTAAAGTATCTTTGTTTGGTACAGATTTATCTCCTGCCTATCTCCGCAAAGCCAATCAGCTACTTTGTGAGATATCAGGTGAATTACCCCAACTGCTTCAGGCTAATGCCGAGCAATTACCATATTTAGATAACTATTTCCACGGACTCAGTTCGGTATTCTTATTTCATGAATTACCCGCGGCTGCGAGACAAAATGTAATCAACGAAGCGTTTCGTGTCCTACAACCAGGAGGTGTGTTCGTAATCTGTGATTCAATGCAGGCGATTGACTCCCCTGATTTTCAAACTATGATGAATAATTTTCCTGCTATCTTTCATGAACCCTACTATAGACATTACACTACCGACAATCTAGAAGAGCGTTTAACAACAGCAGGATTTAGCAATATTAAAGTTGAAAATCACTTTGTTAGTAAATATTGGACGGCTTATAAGCCAGCAGCATAA
- a CDS encoding hydantoinase B/oxoprolinase family protein: MIPLDRPDPVRLEIFNNLYQFIAEQMGIVLQNTATSVNIKERLDFSCAIFDSYGSLVANAPHIPVHLGSMSASVISLIEAMRDEIQSGNIYLSNNPYNGGTHLPDVTVVTPVFNEQIRPIFYVASRGHQGDLGGITPGSMPPYSRNIEEEGILFDNFLLVEGGKFRETAVREVLANHTYPARNPDQNIADFKAQIAANNRGVKELLKMVDQYGIETVQTYMQFVQDNAEAAVKKAIAVLQDGEFVCEMDNGAKIQVKVTIDRHSLEATVDFTGTSTQLDNNFNAPAAVCQAAILYVFRTLVQDRIPLNAGCLKPLKIIIPEGCMLNPQYPAAVVAGNVETSQNITDCLYGALGIMAASQGTMNNFTFGNTQYQYYETICGGSGAGKNFAGTDAVQTQMTNSRLTDPEILEQRFPVLLENFSIRQNSGGKGRNCGGNGVVRKVRFLAKMTAGILSNRRRILPFGLAGGAAGKAGRNYIEKTGIIEELGSKATVEMQPGDTLVIETPGGGGYGRSQEHF; the protein is encoded by the coding sequence ATGATTCCTCTAGATCGACCCGATCCTGTTCGCTTAGAAATTTTTAATAATCTTTATCAGTTTATTGCTGAACAAATGGGTATTGTCTTGCAGAATACTGCTACTTCAGTAAATATCAAAGAGCGATTAGATTTTTCCTGTGCAATTTTTGATAGCTATGGCTCTTTAGTAGCCAATGCGCCTCATATTCCTGTACATCTTGGCTCAATGAGTGCTAGCGTTATTAGCTTAATTGAGGCAATGAGAGATGAAATTCAATCAGGCAATATTTATTTATCGAATAATCCCTACAATGGCGGAACACATCTTCCTGACGTGACGGTAGTTACTCCCGTTTTTAATGAGCAGATTCGACCCATCTTCTATGTTGCTTCTCGTGGCCATCAGGGAGATCTCGGTGGTATAACTCCAGGTTCAATGCCGCCCTACAGTCGAAATATTGAGGAAGAAGGAATTTTATTCGATAACTTTTTGTTGGTAGAAGGAGGAAAATTCAGGGAAACTGCTGTTAGAGAAGTTTTAGCTAATCATACTTATCCTGCCAGAAATCCTGACCAAAATATTGCTGATTTTAAAGCACAGATTGCTGCGAATAATCGTGGAGTAAAAGAATTGCTTAAAATGGTCGATCAATATGGGATAGAAACTGTACAGACTTATATGCAGTTTGTTCAAGATAATGCTGAAGCAGCAGTAAAAAAGGCGATCGCCGTGCTGCAAGATGGTGAGTTCGTTTGTGAGATGGACAACGGTGCCAAAATACAGGTAAAAGTAACTATAGATCGACACAGCCTTGAGGCAACCGTTGATTTTACAGGTACTTCTACTCAATTAGATAACAACTTTAATGCTCCTGCTGCGGTATGCCAGGCTGCTATCTTATATGTTTTTCGAACTTTGGTTCAGGATCGTATTCCCCTTAATGCAGGTTGTCTTAAACCGCTAAAAATCATCATTCCTGAAGGCTGTATGCTTAATCCACAATATCCCGCTGCTGTGGTCGCAGGAAATGTAGAAACATCGCAAAATATTACCGATTGCCTATATGGTGCTTTGGGAATTATGGCCGCATCCCAAGGAACGATGAATAATTTTACTTTTGGTAACACACAGTATCAGTATTATGAAACTATTTGTGGTGGTTCGGGTGCAGGTAAAAATTTTGCGGGTACTGATGCGGTACAAACTCAGATGACTAATTCTCGTCTCACCGATCCAGAGATTTTAGAGCAACGTTTTCCCGTACTTTTAGAAAACTTTAGTATTCGTCAAAATAGTGGTGGAAAAGGACGTAACTGTGGTGGGAATGGTGTGGTGAGGAAAGTACGGTTTCTAGCCAAGATGACAGCGGGAATTTTATCTAATCGTAGACGTATTTTGCCTTTTGGTTTGGCGGGAGGCGCAGCAGGAAAAGCTGGTCGAAACTACATTGAAAAAACTGGCATTATCGAAGAATTAGGTAGTAAAGCTACAGTAGAAATGCAGCCTGGAGATACATTGGTGATTGAAACTCCAGGCGGTGGTGGGTATGGCCGATCACAAGAGCATTTCTAA
- a CDS encoding DUF1830 domain-containing protein, with product MLSSLTPPTSQLALCCYVNATAHVEVARITNIPNWCFERVVFPGQRLIFKAPLAAKLEIHTGMSISSIISETIDCQKLRLSTSIDDN from the coding sequence ATGTTATCTTCTCTTACCCCACCTACTTCTCAACTTGCTCTTTGTTGCTATGTAAATGCTACTGCTCATGTAGAAGTAGCTCGAATTACCAACATTCCTAACTGGTGTTTTGAACGAGTAGTTTTCCCTGGACAACGGTTAATATTTAAAGCTCCGCTGGCAGCTAAGTTAGAAATTCATACTGGCATGAGTATTAGCTCGATTATCTCCGAAACAATTGACTGTCAAAAGTTACGTTTGAGTACTTCTATTGACGACAATTGA
- a CDS encoding B12-binding domain-containing radical SAM protein, translating into MRVLLLYPLFPQSFWSFEKTLALVDCKALMPPLGLITVAAILPQEWQFKLVDHNVQEITESDWDWAELVVISGMIVQKNDMLAQIAEAKRRNKLVAVGGPYATTSPQEVEAADFLILDEGEITLPMFIAAIERGDREGVFRSTEKPAVTETPIPRYDLLDLTAYDNMSVQFSRGCPFQCEFCDIIVLYGRKPRTKTPQQLLAELERIYDLGWRGAVFMVDDNFIGNKRNVKLLLKELKIWMAEKSYPFGLTTEASVDLAQDDELMKLMVECNFKKVFLGIETPDQDSLALTSKFQNTRDPLTESIDKITTAGMQVMAGFIIGFDGEKPQAGDRIVQFVEQTNIPLAMFSMLQALPSTALWDRLAKEGRLLNSSANINQTTLMNFVPTRDIEEIATEYVNAFWQLYDPAAYLDRIFRYYMKLGEAKNVQSKRPSWKTIRALGLILWKQGVLAQTRLLFWRNLIQVLLKKPRQLEIYLTLCAYLEHFTEYRFIVREQINTQLANYIASKPKAESMAR; encoded by the coding sequence ATGCGGGTTTTATTACTATACCCTTTATTTCCCCAAAGTTTCTGGTCGTTTGAGAAAACACTAGCCTTAGTAGACTGCAAAGCTCTGATGCCACCTTTGGGTTTAATTACTGTGGCAGCTATATTGCCACAAGAATGGCAGTTTAAGCTAGTAGACCACAATGTCCAAGAAATTACTGAGTCAGATTGGGATTGGGCAGAATTAGTAGTTATCTCGGGCATGATCGTGCAGAAAAACGATATGTTAGCTCAAATAGCCGAGGCTAAACGCCGAAACAAATTAGTTGCTGTTGGAGGCCCTTACGCCACAACTTCTCCTCAAGAAGTAGAGGCGGCTGACTTTTTAATCTTAGACGAGGGAGAAATTACTTTGCCTATGTTTATCGCTGCAATTGAACGTGGCGATCGCGAAGGCGTTTTTCGTTCAACAGAAAAGCCTGCGGTAACTGAAACTCCAATTCCCCGTTATGACTTACTAGATTTGACTGCCTACGACAATATGTCGGTACAGTTTTCGCGTGGTTGTCCTTTCCAGTGCGAATTCTGTGACATTATCGTGCTTTATGGGCGCAAACCCCGTACCAAGACTCCCCAGCAGCTACTAGCAGAATTAGAGCGTATTTACGATCTAGGTTGGCGTGGCGCAGTTTTCATGGTGGATGATAATTTCATTGGCAACAAACGTAACGTTAAACTGTTGCTTAAAGAATTAAAAATTTGGATGGCAGAAAAAAGCTATCCGTTTGGCTTAACCACCGAAGCTTCGGTAGATTTGGCTCAAGATGATGAGTTAATGAAATTAATGGTCGAATGTAACTTCAAAAAAGTCTTTTTAGGTATTGAAACTCCCGATCAAGATAGCCTAGCTTTAACCAGTAAATTTCAGAATACTCGCGATCCTCTGACTGAATCGATCGATAAGATCACAACAGCAGGAATGCAGGTAATGGCAGGGTTCATTATTGGCTTTGATGGTGAGAAACCCCAGGCTGGCGATCGCATTGTCCAGTTTGTCGAACAAACCAATATTCCTTTGGCCATGTTTAGTATGCTCCAAGCTTTGCCTAGTACAGCTTTGTGGGATAGGTTAGCCAAGGAGGGTAGGCTGCTCAACTCATCGGCGAATATCAATCAGACAACCCTGATGAACTTTGTTCCCACCAGAGATATTGAAGAAATTGCCACTGAATATGTTAATGCTTTTTGGCAGCTTTACGATCCAGCAGCTTATTTAGATCGTATCTTCCGCTATTACATGAAATTAGGTGAGGCTAAAAACGTTCAATCTAAAAGACCGAGTTGGAAAACAATTCGTGCTTTAGGTTTAATCTTGTGGAAACAGGGTGTATTGGCTCAAACTCGCCTGTTATTTTGGCGTAATTTGATTCAGGTATTGTTGAAAAAACCCCGCCAGTTAGAGATTTATTTAACTTTATGCGCGTATCTCGAGCATTTTACCGAGTATCGTTTTATTGTCAGAGAACAAATTAATACTCAACTAGCTAACTACATAGCTTCTAAACCCAAAGCTGAAAGCATGGCTAGGTAA
- a CDS encoding ABC transporter ATP-binding protein: MAKLKLQNLQKKYRADVIPVKDVSLEIDDGEFLTLLGPSGCGKSTLLRLIAGLEPPTRGEVIIGGKNVNRAAPGDRNMAMVFQSYALYPHMTAAENIATALKLRKMPDAEIKRRVNEAAHQLELTSLLNRKPGQMSGGQRQRVALARALVRDPEVFLLDEPLSNLDALLREQVRAQMKQLFKEQNKPVVYVTHDQTEAMTLSTKVAVLNQGIIQQLDPPSRIYSHPANEFVASFVGSPQMNLLTLRCENDKALLGKHQLKLPAMSEKLTQIVFGIRPEDVFVATGESETTIVGQVYLVEQLGKDNLISVRINGSETTIRALLPSDTEWQDRTLSLVIQPSKIHWFDIQTGDRLN; this comes from the coding sequence ATGGCAAAACTAAAATTACAAAATTTACAAAAGAAATATCGAGCTGATGTTATTCCTGTAAAAGATGTTTCCTTAGAAATTGATGATGGCGAATTTTTAACTTTATTAGGTCCTTCTGGCTGCGGAAAATCCACTCTACTACGCCTCATTGCTGGTTTAGAACCTCCAACCAGGGGGGAAGTAATTATCGGCGGCAAGAATGTCAATCGAGCTGCACCTGGCGATCGTAATATGGCAATGGTGTTTCAAAGCTATGCTCTTTATCCCCACATGACAGCAGCAGAAAATATTGCTACAGCACTGAAACTACGCAAAATGCCTGATGCTGAAATTAAACGTAGGGTAAACGAAGCAGCCCATCAATTAGAATTAACCAGTTTGCTTAACCGCAAGCCTGGTCAAATGTCTGGGGGACAAAGACAGAGAGTAGCCTTAGCCAGAGCTTTAGTCAGAGATCCCGAAGTATTTTTATTGGATGAACCTTTGAGTAATTTAGATGCTCTATTACGAGAGCAAGTTAGAGCGCAGATGAAACAACTATTTAAAGAGCAAAACAAGCCAGTAGTTTATGTTACCCATGACCAAACTGAGGCAATGACTCTTTCAACTAAGGTTGCAGTCTTAAATCAGGGCATAATCCAACAGCTCGATCCTCCCAGTCGCATTTATTCCCATCCCGCTAATGAATTTGTCGCTAGCTTTGTCGGCAGCCCTCAAATGAACCTTTTGACTCTAAGATGTGAGAACGATAAAGCACTTTTAGGTAAACATCAGCTTAAGCTACCTGCTATGAGCGAAAAACTTACTCAAATTGTCTTTGGTATTAGACCCGAAGATGTCTTCGTTGCTACTGGTGAATCAGAAACAACTATTGTGGGTCAAGTTTATCTAGTCGAACAATTGGGTAAAGATAATCTAATCAGCGTAAGAATAAACGGCTCGGAAACTACTATTAGAGCTTTATTACCAAGTGATACCGAATGGCAAGATCGAACCCTTTCCTTAGTCATTCAACCCAGTAAAATTCACTGGTTTGATATCCAAACAGGCGATCGCCTTAATTGA
- the panB gene encoding 3-methyl-2-oxobutanoate hydroxymethyltransferase: MAVTLQQLTQWKQAGRSIISLTAWDYSLAEVLDQAGVDIILVGDSLAMVGLGYSSTLPLTLDEIIHHAKAVCRGVKKALVVCDLPFMSYQTSVTQAMLAAGRVLKETNVSAIKLEGGHPRIIETVAELTAVGIPVMGHVGLTPQSFRILGYKQQGKTPEQANLILDQAIALAQAGAFAIVLEHIPHDLAAVITDKIAIPTIGIGAGNQCDGQVLVTADLLGLSARQPPFAKSYVNLRQLIINAVSDFTQEVQNQQFP, encoded by the coding sequence ATGGCAGTAACTTTACAGCAATTAACTCAATGGAAACAGGCAGGACGCTCAATTATTTCTCTGACAGCCTGGGATTATAGTCTGGCGGAAGTTTTAGACCAGGCAGGAGTAGACATTATCTTGGTAGGGGATTCTTTAGCCATGGTCGGACTTGGCTATTCCAGTACTTTGCCCCTTACCTTAGATGAGATTATTCATCATGCCAAGGCTGTATGTCGCGGGGTAAAAAAGGCTTTGGTCGTTTGTGATTTGCCTTTTATGAGTTATCAGACTAGCGTCACTCAAGCTATGCTTGCAGCGGGAAGAGTTCTTAAGGAAACGAATGTATCCGCAATTAAGCTAGAGGGGGGGCATCCTCGGATTATTGAAACCGTTGCTGAATTAACTGCTGTAGGAATTCCCGTGATGGGTCATGTTGGTTTAACTCCCCAGTCATTTCGAATTTTGGGCTATAAGCAGCAGGGAAAAACGCCTGAACAGGCTAATCTAATTCTCGATCAGGCGATCGCTCTAGCTCAAGCAGGAGCGTTTGCTATTGTTCTAGAGCATATTCCTCACGATCTGGCTGCGGTTATTACTGATAAAATTGCAATTCCTACTATTGGTATTGGTGCAGGAAATCAATGTGATGGTCAAGTTTTAGTCACCGCCGATTTGTTGGGCTTATCGGCAAGACAACCACCGTTTGCCAAGTCTTATGTCAATTTACGGCAACTCATTATCAATGCCGTGTCAGATTTTACTCAAGAAGTACAAAATCAACAATTTCCTTAA
- a CDS encoding rhodanese-related sulfurtransferase translates to MTYLIATFYKFVTISELEAVKTSILTLCRDKQVKGTIILAKEGINGTIAGTSDALADVLITLRRLPGLADLEPKQSTAEKLPFAKLKVKIKPEIVTLGIPEVNPTQQVGTYVEPQHWNQVISNPEVVVIDTRNDYEVEIGSFKRAKNPNTQSFRDFPEYVTQNLDPQVHPKVAMFCTGGIRCEKASAYLLSQGFKQVYHLQGGILKYLETVSPQESMWSGECFVFDERVAVKERLEPGSHQLCYACGHPISEADRNSPQYESNISCPHCCDRLTPEKQARQVNRRRARKERRQRHDHTFEQKT, encoded by the coding sequence ATGACTTATTTAATTGCTACTTTTTATAAATTTGTAACCATATCAGAACTCGAAGCCGTTAAAACGAGTATTCTCACTTTATGCCGGGATAAACAGGTCAAAGGTACGATTATCTTGGCAAAAGAAGGGATTAATGGCACGATCGCCGGCACTAGTGATGCGCTCGCCGATGTTTTAATTACGTTGCGTCGTCTTCCTGGTTTGGCAGATTTAGAACCTAAACAATCTACTGCGGAAAAATTACCTTTTGCCAAATTAAAGGTCAAAATTAAACCAGAAATTGTCACTTTGGGTATACCTGAGGTCAATCCTACTCAGCAGGTAGGTACTTACGTTGAGCCTCAGCATTGGAATCAGGTAATTAGTAACCCAGAAGTAGTCGTTATCGATACTAGGAACGATTATGAAGTAGAAATAGGCAGTTTTAAACGGGCCAAAAACCCCAATACTCAGTCTTTTCGCGATTTTCCCGAATACGTTACTCAAAATCTCGATCCACAAGTGCATCCTAAAGTAGCTATGTTTTGCACTGGCGGAATTCGTTGTGAAAAAGCTTCTGCATATTTGCTTTCTCAGGGATTTAAACAGGTGTATCATCTCCAAGGAGGCATTTTAAAATATTTGGAAACCGTATCTCCTCAAGAAAGTATGTGGTCAGGAGAATGCTTTGTCTTTGATGAAAGAGTTGCAGTTAAAGAAAGACTAGAGCCTGGTAGTCATCAACTTTGTTACGCTTGCGGTCATCCCATATCAGAAGCGGATCGAAACTCGCCTCAATATGAATCGAATATTTCTTGTCCTCACTGTTGCGATCGTCTAACTCCAGAGAAGCAAGCTCGCCAAGTAAATCGTCGTCGAGCTAGAAAAGAGCGAAGGCAACGGCACGATCATACTTTTGAACAAAAAACTTGA
- a CDS encoding Bax inhibitor-1 family protein, with product MVSVAQASPNDRVKFIKNTYIHLAGAIVAFILVEFILFQTGIAQELTGFIAGNRFGWLMILGGFSLLGWLSQSLVAKADQVGVQYTGLGVYVVGEALIFAPILYIATAYTEDSNLVTTAAILTLMMFAGITTVAFTSGKDFSFLGNFLRIGGFIALGLIICSVLFGFTLGLIFSVAMIVFASVAILYTTSNIIHRYGTHQHVAASLELFASVALLFYYILMTLLRSRD from the coding sequence ATGGTTAGCGTTGCTCAAGCGAGTCCTAATGATCGCGTTAAATTTATTAAAAACACTTATATTCATCTAGCAGGTGCGATTGTAGCTTTTATCCTAGTAGAGTTTATTTTATTCCAAACTGGCATTGCCCAAGAACTTACTGGTTTCATTGCTGGGAATAGATTCGGCTGGTTGATGATTTTGGGGGGTTTTTCTTTACTAGGATGGTTGTCTCAAAGTTTAGTAGCAAAAGCAGACCAAGTAGGCGTACAGTATACAGGATTAGGGGTTTATGTTGTAGGTGAAGCCTTGATTTTTGCCCCGATACTATATATTGCTACTGCATACACTGAAGATAGTAATCTGGTTACGACTGCTGCTATTCTCACCTTGATGATGTTTGCAGGTATTACTACCGTTGCATTTACTAGCGGTAAAGACTTTTCTTTTTTAGGTAACTTCCTCAGAATTGGCGGTTTTATTGCTTTGGGTTTAATTATCTGTAGCGTATTGTTCGGCTTCACCCTGGGTTTAATTTTCTCAGTGGCAATGATTGTCTTTGCCTCGGTGGCAATTTTGTACACTACGTCGAACATTATTCATCGATATGGTACTCACCAGCATGTTGCAGCATCTTTAGAGCTATTTGCTTCCGTAGCATTATTGTTCTACTACATTCTGATGACTCTATTAAGATCTCGTGATTAG
- a CDS encoding sugar ABC transporter permease, whose product MNLQKSRFNQQKLTPYLFLLPAIALLGLTVFFPAIQAFALSFTRYEYDITQPPEWVGWENFQRLWQDEIFWQTIKNTLLYLIGVVPILVIAPLWLAIVVNQKLRGINWFRTAFYTPVVISMVVAGIAWKALYTQNGLLNQFLQQIGFSEGIPWLTSPNLAIWSVMLVTIWKGLGYYMVIYLAGLQSIPPELYEAAAIDGSDSWQKHLDITIPLMRPYLFLVAVISAISATKVFEEIFIMTQGGPRNSSKTIVYYLYERAFQDLDISYACTIGLVLFLGILGLSIINLKLTQENNK is encoded by the coding sequence ATGAACCTGCAAAAGTCACGCTTTAACCAACAAAAATTAACTCCTTATCTGTTTTTATTACCGGCGATCGCTTTATTAGGATTGACGGTCTTTTTTCCCGCGATTCAGGCGTTTGCCCTTAGCTTTACCAGATATGAATACGATATTACTCAGCCTCCTGAGTGGGTAGGGTGGGAAAATTTTCAACGGCTGTGGCAAGATGAAATATTTTGGCAAACAATTAAAAATACTCTGCTGTATTTAATTGGAGTCGTGCCGATTTTGGTAATTGCACCTTTATGGTTGGCTATTGTTGTCAATCAAAAATTGCGAGGCATAAATTGGTTTCGTACTGCTTTTTATACCCCTGTTGTAATTTCAATGGTAGTAGCAGGAATCGCCTGGAAAGCTCTTTATACTCAAAATGGTTTATTAAATCAATTTCTGCAACAAATTGGCTTTTCCGAAGGTATTCCCTGGTTAACTAGTCCCAATTTAGCTATTTGGAGTGTCATGTTAGTCACTATCTGGAAAGGCTTGGGTTATTACATGGTAATCTATCTAGCAGGATTGCAGTCAATCCCTCCAGAATTATACGAGGCAGCAGCGATCGATGGTTCAGATAGCTGGCAAAAACATCTGGATATTACTATTCCCCTGATGCGCCCTTATTTATTCTTAGTAGCAGTAATTTCAGCAATTTCAGCTACAAAAGTATTTGAAGAAATTTTTATTATGACTCAAGGAGGGCCGAGAAATAGTTCTAAAACTATAGTTTATTATCTTTACGAGCGAGCATTTCAAGATTTAGATATTAGCTATGCCTGTACTATTGGTTTAGTCCTATTTTTAGGTATTTTAGGATTATCAATTATCAATTTAAAGCTGACGCAAGAAAACAATAAATAA
- a CDS encoding NAD+ synthase: protein MKIAIAQLNPTIGDITHNAQQIITAAKNAAKQDVRLLLTPELSLCGYPPRDLLLYPDFVESMSKELNAIATQLPENIAVLVGTVENNPHATSKGQKPLYNSMALLDGGEIKQVFHKRLLPTYDVFDEDRYFEPGYEANYFTLDSVTVGVSICEDLWNDEQFWGKRNYEVNPIEELAQLGVDVIVNLSASPYTLGKQKLREAMLHHAATCYHKPMLYTNQVGGNDDLVFDGNSVMFNSEGKIVSHAKGFESDLVVMELDKLVSSSAKEEKISRVEENISVQTVYSTLHQEDQESNQEIFSALVLGVKDYVRKCGFNQAILGLSGGIDSALVATIASKALGAENVLGVLMPSPYSSDHSISDAVDLVNNLGIKSQKIEIKKAMAAYDTILEPMFSGTKFGIAEENIQSRIRGNLLMAIANKFGYLLLSTGNKSEMAVGYCTLYGDMNGGLAIIADVPKTRVFKLCRWLNRNQEIIPENIITKPPSAELKPEQKDSDSLPPYEILDDILDRIVCQHQSTAEIVEAGHDTETVSKVIKLVTRAEFKRRQAPPGIKITDRAFGTGWRMPIAKKLSVYEPAKVTL from the coding sequence ATGAAAATAGCGATCGCACAACTCAACCCCACTATCGGCGATATTACTCATAACGCTCAACAAATAATCACTGCTGCTAAAAACGCAGCAAAACAAGATGTCCGCCTATTGCTGACACCTGAATTATCGCTTTGTGGCTATCCTCCCAGAGATTTGTTACTCTATCCTGACTTTGTCGAATCGATGAGTAAAGAGTTAAATGCGATCGCCACTCAGTTACCAGAAAACATTGCTGTCTTAGTAGGTACAGTAGAAAATAATCCTCACGCAACATCTAAAGGACAAAAACCACTTTATAACAGCATGGCGTTACTAGACGGGGGAGAAATCAAGCAAGTTTTTCATAAGCGTCTGTTGCCTACTTATGATGTCTTTGATGAGGATCGTTATTTTGAACCAGGATATGAGGCAAATTATTTTACGCTTGACTCGGTAACAGTTGGTGTAAGCATTTGTGAAGACTTGTGGAATGATGAACAGTTTTGGGGAAAACGCAACTATGAAGTTAACCCCATTGAAGAGTTGGCACAGTTGGGAGTAGATGTAATTGTCAACCTATCGGCTTCTCCCTATACATTGGGTAAACAGAAACTAAGAGAGGCGATGCTGCATCATGCAGCTACTTGTTATCACAAGCCAATGTTGTATACCAACCAGGTTGGGGGAAATGACGATCTAGTTTTTGATGGTAACAGCGTCATGTTTAATAGTGAGGGAAAAATAGTTAGTCATGCTAAAGGTTTTGAGTCAGATTTGGTAGTTATGGAGTTAGATAAGTTAGTGTCTTCTTCTGCAAAAGAGGAGAAGATAAGCAGAGTAGAGGAAAATATTTCTGTTCAAACAGTTTACTCTACACTTCATCAGGAAGATCAAGAGAGTAATCAAGAAATTTTTAGTGCTTTGGTGTTGGGCGTAAAAGACTACGTTAGAAAGTGTGGTTTTAATCAAGCTATTTTAGGCTTAAGCGGTGGAATAGATTCTGCCTTGGTAGCGACGATCGCCTCAAAAGCTCTAGGTGCAGAGAATGTCTTAGGAGTATTGATGCCTTCCCCCTATAGTTCGGATCATTCTATTAGTGATGCGGTAGATCTAGTCAATAACTTAGGAATAAAAAGCCAGAAGATCGAGATTAAAAAAGCGATGGCGGCTTACGATACAATACTCGAGCCGATGTTTTCTGGAACCAAGTTTGGTATTGCGGAGGAAAATATTCAGTCGCGGATCAGAGGTAATTTATTAATGGCGATCGCCAATAAGTTTGGTTATCTGCTGCTGTCTACGGGTAACAAGTCTGAGATGGCGGTAGGTTACTGTACCCTATATGGCGATATGAATGGTGGTTTAGCGATAATTGCCGACGTGCCAAAAACGAGAGTGTTTAAACTATGTCGCTGGTTGAATCGTAACCAGGAAATTATCCCCGAAAATATTATTACTAAACCCCCCAGTGCAGAATTAAAGCCCGAGCAAAAAGATTCTGATTCTTTGCCACCTTATGAGATACTAGATGATATCCTAGACCGCATTGTTTGCCAACATCAATCTACCGCAGAAATAGTTGAAGCTGGACACGACACCGAAACAGTGAGTAAGGTAATCAAATTAGTCACCCGTGCTGAATTTAAACGCCGTCAAGCACCTCCAGGGATCAAAATAACCGATCGCGCCTTTGGTACTGGCTGGCGGATGCCAATTGCTAAGAAATTATCCGTTTATGAACCTGCAAAAGTCACGCTTTAA